A stretch of Microbacterium sp. LWH3-1.2 DNA encodes these proteins:
- a CDS encoding TetR/AcrR family transcriptional regulator C-terminal domain-containing protein, producing the protein MGTARANRGHTRDEVAHAAMRILDEYGLPDLTMRRLAAALEVQPSALYWHFPNKQSLLAELSDRIVTEVDPGSADLHWASRVRAEASALRRALLAHRDGAELVASTFALGLGSRAAHERLAAAIAAGGFDDESVRRATSALLHFVLGQVLHEQQRQQYRQLGVHGDPPGALRHDDVPEADFAFGVELLVGGLRSRRLDG; encoded by the coding sequence ATGGGGACGGCGAGAGCAAATCGGGGTCACACCCGTGACGAGGTGGCGCACGCCGCGATGCGGATCCTCGACGAGTACGGCCTCCCCGACCTGACGATGCGCCGGCTCGCGGCCGCGCTGGAGGTGCAGCCCAGCGCCCTCTACTGGCATTTCCCGAACAAGCAGAGCCTGCTGGCGGAACTCTCCGACCGGATCGTCACCGAGGTCGACCCCGGATCGGCTGACCTGCATTGGGCGTCTCGGGTTCGCGCCGAAGCCTCCGCGCTGCGCCGAGCGCTGCTGGCCCACCGCGACGGTGCTGAGCTCGTCGCGAGCACCTTCGCTCTCGGGCTCGGATCCCGGGCAGCGCACGAGCGCCTCGCCGCAGCGATCGCCGCCGGCGGATTCGACGACGAATCGGTCCGTCGGGCGACATCCGCCCTGCTGCACTTCGTGCTCGGTCAGGTCCTGCACGAGCAGCAACGACAGCAGTACCGCCAACTGGGCGTTCACGGCGACCCGCCTGGGGCACTCCGGCACGACGACGTCCCCGAGGCCGATTTCGCGTTCGGTGTCGAACTCCTCGTGGGGGGTTTGCGGTCCCGTCGCCTCGACGGCTGA
- a CDS encoding biotin transporter BioY has product MATPPASSLDRPARASALDATALARVAVFAAIIAVLGLPGGFTILGSVPITAQTLGVMLAGAILGPWLGALSVTVLLGLVAAGMPLLAGGRGGIGVFFGPSAGYLLGWIAGAIVIGLIVHAGGRKPTTGRTLLGIVVGGILVVYAFGIPVQSLVTRLPLGETALTSLVFVPGDLVKAVLATAIVVSLVRAYPRAFRRTWTMKPAAVADSDPTTVS; this is encoded by the coding sequence ATGGCCACACCCCCCGCTTCCTCACTCGACCGACCGGCACGCGCGAGCGCACTCGACGCGACCGCTCTCGCCCGCGTCGCGGTGTTCGCCGCCATCATCGCCGTCCTGGGCCTGCCGGGAGGGTTCACGATCCTGGGGTCGGTCCCGATCACGGCGCAGACTCTCGGCGTGATGCTCGCGGGCGCCATCCTCGGCCCCTGGCTCGGTGCGCTCTCGGTCACGGTGCTGCTCGGTCTCGTCGCGGCGGGCATGCCGCTGTTGGCGGGCGGTCGCGGCGGGATCGGGGTGTTCTTCGGACCGTCCGCCGGCTACCTGCTCGGGTGGATCGCCGGCGCGATCGTGATCGGGCTCATCGTGCACGCCGGCGGCCGCAAGCCCACGACCGGGCGCACGCTGCTCGGGATCGTGGTCGGCGGCATCCTCGTCGTCTACGCCTTCGGAATCCCGGTGCAGAGCCTCGTGACGCGACTGCCGCTCGGAGAGACGGCGCTGACCAGCCTGGTGTTCGTGCCCGGCGACCTCGTGAAGGCCGTGCTCGCGACGGCGATCGTGGTCTCGCTGGTGCGGGCATACCCGCGGGCGTTCCGCCGGACGTGGACGATGAAGCCCGCCGCCGTGGCCGACAGCGATCCCACCACCGTGTCGTGA